One Pseudomonas sp. FP1742 genomic window carries:
- a CDS encoding helix-turn-helix domain-containing protein has product MKNQTISRFRDVHVHAATVQEWSQDYSQLTAGSTESSLMQLSTAGVHVFLEQINQRVVQHGVAPRGKMCFAVPITTPGSIRMQGREADDSSLFFLHGGEEFMFHMPMGMELLSITFERELFEQALAQTASAKEVSLLLRQPVIRVSTPRFADARRRLLAMFSQALVYEELDSTRDRERELALEQAMLGELLQLMTDPACDKQQRSASSTRSFIVEKCHRLATAEMIDVPSVIELCQRLQVSRRTVQNSFRSVAETTPLNYLRSVRLNGVRRTLMSTRASHLSIGDAAAQWGFFHLSHFAAEYQELFAELPSHTPRAAITGCAHA; this is encoded by the coding sequence ATGAAAAATCAGACTATCAGCCGTTTCAGAGACGTCCATGTCCATGCGGCCACCGTCCAGGAGTGGAGCCAGGACTACAGTCAGCTAACGGCAGGCTCGACTGAGAGTTCGCTGATGCAGTTGTCGACGGCGGGTGTCCACGTCTTTCTCGAGCAGATCAACCAGCGTGTCGTGCAGCACGGCGTGGCTCCCCGAGGCAAGATGTGCTTTGCCGTGCCGATCACCACCCCGGGTTCGATACGGATGCAGGGACGGGAGGCGGACGATAGCAGCCTGTTCTTTCTTCACGGTGGCGAGGAGTTCATGTTCCATATGCCGATGGGCATGGAGCTGCTGTCCATCACCTTCGAACGTGAATTGTTCGAGCAGGCGTTGGCGCAAACGGCTTCGGCGAAGGAGGTCAGCCTGTTGCTGCGTCAGCCGGTGATCAGGGTTTCCACGCCGCGCTTTGCAGACGCTCGTCGCCGATTGCTGGCGATGTTCTCCCAGGCCCTGGTGTACGAAGAACTCGACAGCACGCGAGATCGGGAGCGGGAGCTGGCGCTGGAACAGGCGATGCTCGGCGAATTGCTGCAACTCATGACCGACCCGGCTTGCGACAAGCAACAACGCTCCGCAAGCTCCACGCGTAGCTTCATTGTCGAGAAATGCCACCGTCTGGCGACCGCGGAGATGATCGACGTGCCCAGCGTGATCGAGTTGTGCCAGCGACTTCAGGTCAGTCGGCGTACCGTGCAGAACAGCTTTCGCTCGGTTGCCGAGACGACGCCGCTGAATTACTTGCGCTCTGTGAGGCTCAACGGTGTACGCCGGACCTTGATGTCCACCCGCGCGTCGCATCTCTCGATCGGCGACGCCGCTGCCCAATGGGGCTTCTTTCACCTCAGCCATTTTGCGGCGGAGTACCAGGAGCTGTTCGCAGAGTTGCCGTCCCATACCCCCCGCGCTGCCATCACCGGTTGCGCTCATGCCTGA